In Brevibacillus brevis NBRC 100599, a single genomic region encodes these proteins:
- a CDS encoding flagellar brake protein translates to MMLPRIGQIIRLNFTSSSEETELQTFKSRVADLKEDVASIELPTSENTGRTGVFQPGTECLVWYVGEDGSRYEFRSAIVGRQNNHIPVLLLQLPAKEEIVRTQRRNYLRIDTTVDIAVKLDDPIRRYHFLARTLDISGGGLSFSCEESYHLKEKDNLHVWISLPSKNGQVQHAFVVMEIVRQKPAEEKGLHQWISGKFTQISEQDRAKVVRACYERQLELRKKGVVD, encoded by the coding sequence ATGATGCTTCCACGAATAGGACAAATAATAAGACTAAACTTCACGAGTTCCTCAGAAGAAACGGAGCTGCAAACCTTCAAAAGCCGTGTGGCTGATTTGAAGGAGGATGTAGCTTCTATCGAGTTGCCGACCAGCGAAAACACTGGACGGACTGGGGTGTTTCAACCAGGGACAGAATGCTTGGTTTGGTATGTTGGTGAGGATGGCTCACGCTATGAATTCCGCTCTGCGATTGTCGGCAGACAAAACAATCACATTCCTGTTCTGCTTCTGCAACTGCCGGCTAAAGAGGAGATTGTCCGCACACAGCGACGAAACTACTTGAGAATTGACACCACGGTAGACATCGCAGTCAAACTGGATGATCCGATTCGCCGTTATCATTTTCTAGCACGAACGTTAGATATCAGTGGTGGTGGGCTGTCTTTTAGCTGTGAGGAAAGCTATCATTTAAAGGAAAAAGACAACTTGCACGTCTGGATTTCCCTTCCAAGTAAAAATGGACAGGTTCAACATGCTTTTGTTGTGATGGAAATCGTCAGACAAAAACCGGCGGAAGAAAAAGGTTTGCACCAATGGATTTCGGGTAAGTTCACCCAGATCAGTGAGCAAGATCGAGCAAAAGTGGTTAGAGCGTGTTACGAGAGACAGCTAGAGCTTCGCAAAAAAGGCGTTGTGGATTGA
- the cmk gene encoding (d)CMP kinase, producing the protein MNIAIDGPAGAGKSTVAQKVAGQLEYVYIDTGAMYRALAWAVHHHQLPISDESTVSELLQKNKVQLVRENGQQHVYWNEIDVTSWIRSTEVSQYASIVASYGSVREQMLVLQRRLATQGNVVMDGRDIGTHVLPDADVKIFLTASIQERAERRWKELLAKGTQTDLAELEKEIEERDRRDMQREVAPLRQAEDAVLVDTTGMTIDQVVDRILQICERTGESTH; encoded by the coding sequence ATGAACATTGCCATTGATGGACCAGCGGGAGCAGGCAAAAGCACTGTCGCCCAAAAAGTAGCGGGTCAACTGGAATACGTGTACATTGACACGGGTGCCATGTATCGTGCCCTCGCTTGGGCAGTCCACCATCATCAGCTCCCTATCAGCGATGAGTCTACAGTTTCCGAACTTTTGCAAAAAAACAAGGTTCAACTAGTTCGGGAAAACGGACAGCAACATGTATACTGGAATGAAATCGATGTCACGAGCTGGATACGTTCCACAGAAGTGAGCCAGTACGCCTCCATTGTAGCGAGCTACGGTTCTGTACGTGAACAAATGCTTGTGCTCCAGCGACGATTGGCGACGCAAGGCAATGTCGTCATGGACGGCAGAGATATCGGTACTCATGTTTTGCCAGACGCTGACGTGAAGATATTTCTGACGGCCTCCATTCAAGAGCGTGCAGAACGCCGCTGGAAGGAACTACTCGCAAAAGGTACCCAGACAGACTTGGCTGAGCTGGAAAAAGAAATCGAAGAGCGAGATCGACGAGACATGCAGAGAGAAGTCGCGCCGTTGCGTCAGGCGGAAGATGCCGTTTTGGTAGACACAACAGGAATGACCATTGATCAGGTGGTCGATCGCATCTTGCAAATCTGCGAGCGAACGGGAGAGTCAACCCATTGA
- a CDS encoding lysophospholipid acyltransferase family protein, with translation MSYYRLFRGFFRIIFSLVFRWQVIGREHIPKEGPVILCANHISLWDPPLLGGGIERQVLFMAKEELFKIPVLSFLITKFGAFPVKRGAGDRAAIRTTLKLLEDGKIFGIFPEGTRSKTGEPGEAMPGVAMFALKSEAVVIPVAIIGPYRPFRSIKIVYGKPIDLTQLREAKSSADTLKETSDLIMEHIKQLRNQHLS, from the coding sequence TTGAGTTACTATCGTTTATTCAGAGGTTTTTTTCGCATCATTTTTTCGCTTGTCTTTCGTTGGCAAGTGATCGGGCGTGAACATATACCTAAGGAAGGCCCAGTGATCCTTTGTGCCAACCACATTTCTTTATGGGATCCACCTCTTCTCGGGGGTGGCATCGAACGTCAGGTTCTTTTCATGGCCAAAGAAGAGCTGTTCAAAATTCCGGTCTTATCCTTTCTCATTACCAAATTCGGTGCATTTCCGGTTAAACGGGGTGCAGGAGATCGTGCGGCCATTCGCACGACTCTCAAATTGCTGGAAGATGGAAAAATCTTTGGAATCTTTCCTGAGGGAACCCGCAGCAAAACAGGGGAACCAGGGGAAGCGATGCCAGGTGTGGCGATGTTCGCTCTCAAGTCAGAAGCTGTGGTCATTCCGGTAGCCATTATCGGGCCATATCGACCGTTTCGTTCCATCAAGATCGTTTACGGTAAACCGATCGATCTGACTCAACTGCGCGAGGCCAAATCAAGCGCTGATACGTTGAAGGAAACAAGCGATCTGATTATGGAGCACATCAAGCAATTACGAAACCAGCATCTCTCTTAG
- the rpsA gene encoding 30S ribosomal protein S1 → MMEETNVSLTDATTISVGDVVKATVTKVEDKQALVDLGYKYDGLIPISELSPLHVEKVSDVVAVGDTFEVKVIKLNDEKEELVVSKKAVAMESSWSDLEQKMQAGEIIEAAVKEVVKGGLVVDVGVRGFIPASMVERHFVEDFSDYKGKTLALKVVEMDKEKNKVILSHKAVLEDEVKVQKQSIMDKIQVGQVLEGTVQRMTDFGVFVDIGGVDGLVHVSELAWNRVDKPSDVVKEGDKVKVKVLKIDRENERIGLSIKETQAGPWASVAEDFKAGSILNGTVKRLVSFGAFIELAPGIEGLVHISQIANRRVNTPSEVLKEGQEVQVKVLDVVPQEQRISLSIRAVEEDRVEQAERASKREQQQFTQENNQPMGVTLGELFGDLKDKFK, encoded by the coding sequence ATGATGGAAGAAACGAACGTAAGCTTGACGGATGCAACAACGATTTCCGTAGGAGATGTTGTAAAGGCAACCGTAACAAAAGTTGAGGACAAACAAGCGCTTGTAGATCTAGGTTACAAGTACGATGGTCTGATTCCTATCAGCGAACTGTCTCCACTGCATGTTGAAAAGGTATCTGATGTAGTAGCGGTTGGTGATACTTTCGAAGTGAAAGTCATCAAACTAAACGACGAGAAAGAAGAGCTCGTTGTTTCCAAGAAAGCAGTAGCAATGGAATCCTCTTGGTCTGATCTTGAGCAAAAAATGCAAGCGGGTGAAATCATTGAAGCGGCTGTGAAAGAAGTAGTGAAGGGCGGCCTTGTTGTTGATGTAGGCGTTCGCGGCTTCATTCCGGCTTCCATGGTAGAGCGTCATTTTGTTGAAGATTTCTCCGACTACAAAGGCAAAACATTGGCTTTGAAAGTAGTAGAAATGGATAAGGAAAAGAATAAAGTCATCCTGTCCCACAAAGCGGTTTTGGAAGACGAAGTAAAAGTGCAAAAGCAATCCATTATGGATAAAATCCAAGTGGGGCAAGTGTTGGAAGGAACGGTTCAGCGCATGACCGATTTCGGCGTATTCGTGGATATCGGTGGTGTTGATGGATTGGTTCACGTATCTGAGCTTGCTTGGAACCGTGTAGATAAGCCGTCCGATGTCGTGAAAGAAGGCGACAAGGTAAAAGTGAAGGTCCTCAAAATTGACCGTGAAAACGAGCGCATTGGCCTTAGCATCAAGGAAACGCAAGCAGGTCCATGGGCGAGCGTTGCAGAAGATTTTAAAGCGGGCTCTATTTTGAATGGAACGGTAAAACGTCTGGTGTCCTTCGGTGCATTTATTGAGCTGGCACCTGGAATCGAAGGCCTCGTACACATCTCCCAGATTGCAAATCGTCGGGTGAATACACCTAGTGAGGTGTTGAAAGAGGGTCAAGAGGTACAGGTGAAGGTTTTGGATGTTGTTCCACAAGAACAACGCATTAGCCTCAGTATCCGTGCAGTAGAAGAAGACCGTGTGGAGCAGGCAGAACGTGCGAGCAAGCGTGAACAGCAACAATTCACGCAAGAAAACAACCAACCAATGGGCGTGACATTGGGCGAGTTGTTCGGTGATCTGAAAGACAAGTTCAAGTAA
- the fni gene encoding type 2 isopentenyl-diphosphate Delta-isomerase, producing MDRRSIRKLDHIRNALITLENGANSFDDVSFVPNSLPNAALAETSLDTVIASLRLSSPIMINAMTGGAGGTTQINQKLAIIARERNLAMAVGSQMAALRDPDVTDSYLIVRREHPQGILFANVGAEATVEQAIAAVEMMQANGLQIHLNVMQELLMPEGDRDFRGYLERIQAIRESLDVPVIVKEVGFGMAKESIEKLIEIGIRTIDVGGRGGTNFAQVENMRNDQPNAMFEDWGFTTVESLLEANAVGHPGVSYIATGGVRHGLDVVKAASLGASAVGMAGAMLRLVQRESLEDCLSTVDRWHHQIRVAMTALGMKGLADAVCTPVMIAGKTAERARLRHVQLERLAQR from the coding sequence ATGGATCGTCGTTCGATTAGAAAATTGGACCATATTCGAAATGCTCTTATCACCCTGGAAAATGGGGCAAATAGTTTTGATGATGTCAGCTTTGTTCCGAACAGCTTGCCGAATGCAGCACTTGCAGAAACCTCACTGGACACCGTGATCGCATCCTTGCGACTCTCCTCACCGATCATGATTAATGCGATGACGGGTGGAGCCGGTGGGACTACCCAGATCAATCAAAAACTGGCGATCATTGCGAGGGAACGAAATCTGGCGATGGCTGTTGGCTCACAAATGGCCGCTTTGCGTGATCCAGATGTTACGGATAGCTATCTGATTGTCAGAAGGGAACATCCACAGGGGATCTTGTTTGCAAATGTGGGGGCAGAAGCGACAGTGGAGCAGGCAATAGCAGCGGTGGAGATGATGCAAGCGAACGGATTGCAAATCCATCTGAATGTCATGCAAGAGCTGTTAATGCCTGAGGGGGATCGGGATTTTCGCGGCTATCTGGAGCGGATTCAAGCGATCAGGGAGAGTCTGGATGTGCCAGTTATTGTCAAAGAAGTCGGCTTTGGAATGGCAAAGGAATCAATCGAGAAGCTCATAGAAATCGGGATCAGAACAATTGATGTGGGTGGAAGAGGCGGAACAAATTTTGCTCAAGTCGAAAATATGCGAAATGATCAGCCAAATGCCATGTTCGAGGATTGGGGATTCACGACGGTGGAGAGCTTGCTGGAAGCGAATGCTGTCGGTCATCCAGGAGTGTCATACATAGCAACAGGTGGTGTTCGTCATGGACTCGATGTAGTCAAAGCCGCTTCTTTAGGTGCGTCCGCTGTCGGGATGGCAGGAGCAATGCTGCGTCTGGTTCAACGTGAATCTCTGGAAGATTGCTTGTCTACCGTCGACAGATGGCATCATCAAATTCGTGTGGCGATGACGGCACTAGGAATGAAAGGTCTGGCTGACGCCGTTTGTACGCCTGTTATGATCGCGGGAAAAACAGCAGAGAGAGCGAGGCTTCGTCACGTGCAATTGGAGAGACTGGCGCAACGTTAG
- a CDS encoding YphA family membrane protein, whose protein sequence is MNEGTVAILIQWSLLCLVWMGSFDLQLRNMKMERRRVLAVISAFLICSFVSWKIYFAPIQVSLSGTILPLIASIVLYTKLISKIRRLYLLSALATALLLFWLRWLFFTDPILLFWDERIIVPAVGVSTIFLMSRTHLGQLFQLTLSLPLADAIHSLYFWKLSGSCQWGSEYAQDLLWSSLSLWVLVSIVWSAIRRNLGRTETESSHSDTGR, encoded by the coding sequence ATGAACGAGGGAACCGTTGCGATCCTTATCCAGTGGTCTTTGCTGTGTCTTGTCTGGATGGGAAGCTTTGACTTGCAGCTGCGAAACATGAAGATGGAACGCAGACGAGTGCTCGCAGTGATCAGCGCATTTTTAATTTGTTCGTTTGTTAGCTGGAAAATCTATTTTGCCCCTATTCAAGTTAGTCTAAGTGGAACGATATTGCCACTGATCGCAAGCATTGTCCTTTACACCAAGCTCATTTCTAAAATACGCAGATTGTACTTGCTGAGTGCGCTGGCAACGGCTCTTTTGCTATTTTGGCTACGCTGGCTGTTTTTTACCGATCCGATCTTGCTGTTTTGGGATGAGCGGATCATCGTACCTGCTGTTGGAGTCAGTACCATTTTTTTGATGAGCAGAACACATCTGGGACAGCTGTTTCAGCTGACGCTCTCCTTGCCTCTCGCAGATGCGATACATTCGCTATATTTTTGGAAATTGTCGGGTTCCTGTCAGTGGGGATCCGAGTATGCGCAAGATTTGCTTTGGAGTAGCCTATCTCTTTGGGTTCTCGTCAGCATAGTCTGGTCTGCGATTCGTCGTAACCTTGGTAGAACAGAAACAGAGTCTTCCCATTCCGATACGGGTAGGTGA
- a CDS encoding YIEGIA family protein has translation MLKGLLAYDYVFPLVLGFLFGILCRIHLLRTDYRQYPTYPHGKIIHVSLGVIASALGALAIPALLKENYTAVTFLTLAAQQFRDVRNMERTTLNEIDKRELVPRGGPYIEGIAMVFEGRNYMVMFTSLVTTTATILFHWWGGVIAGVIALLISRKLRSGKTLSLIAEIEPGEVRMEGRDLYVNDIYIMNVGLADAQEIIREQGVGFILTPRDANAKVTLAHPGQRQAILHDAATQLGVYTDTGEPSLTPLVKRDIKSGRMGVFLLPQEKDVERATSVIRAVPILESVFRMPTKTRMMKKEL, from the coding sequence GTGTTGAAGGGATTGCTAGCATATGATTATGTGTTTCCGTTAGTTCTGGGGTTCCTATTCGGCATTTTGTGCCGGATTCATCTTTTGCGAACAGATTATCGACAATATCCAACCTATCCCCACGGAAAAATTATTCACGTTTCACTTGGCGTGATCGCTTCCGCGCTCGGAGCGTTAGCGATTCCTGCTCTGCTCAAGGAGAATTACACGGCAGTCACATTTTTGACTTTGGCTGCTCAACAATTCCGTGATGTCAGGAACATGGAACGCACTACGCTTAATGAGATCGATAAACGGGAGCTGGTGCCCCGTGGTGGCCCCTATATCGAAGGAATTGCAATGGTGTTTGAAGGACGCAATTACATGGTCATGTTTACCTCTTTGGTGACAACGACGGCTACCATTCTCTTTCATTGGTGGGGAGGTGTCATTGCAGGTGTCATCGCCTTGCTGATTTCTCGCAAGCTTCGCTCTGGCAAAACACTATCGCTGATTGCAGAGATCGAGCCGGGGGAAGTGAGAATGGAAGGAAGGGACTTGTATGTGAACGACATTTACATCATGAACGTCGGGTTGGCAGATGCTCAAGAGATCATACGTGAGCAAGGCGTGGGTTTTATTCTGACACCGCGGGATGCCAATGCCAAGGTCACACTTGCTCACCCTGGACAGCGGCAAGCGATTTTGCACGATGCCGCAACGCAACTCGGCGTATATACCGATACGGGAGAGCCATCGCTAACACCCTTGGTAAAACGTGATATAAAGTCGGGGAGAATGGGTGTATTTTTATTGCCGCAAGAAAAAGATGTGGAACGTGCAACATCCGTCATTCGTGCAGTCCCTATTCTCGAAAGCGTCTTCCGAATGCCAACGAAGACTAGAATGATGAAAAAGGAGCTGTAG
- a CDS encoding capping complex subunit for YIEGIA encodes MTGVILAAITTNRDRIAGGVPIFIESTTELMQQTAFTLEKILDGMVHEVSADTLIIVRHK; translated from the coding sequence ATGACAGGAGTAATCTTGGCGGCGATTACGACGAACAGAGACAGGATAGCGGGTGGTGTGCCGATTTTTATCGAGTCTACTACGGAGCTTATGCAGCAAACAGCTTTCACGCTGGAAAAGATACTAGACGGGATGGTGCATGAAGTAAGCGCCGATACCCTTATCATTGTTCGGCATAAGTAG
- the der gene encoding ribosome biogenesis GTPase Der → MGLPVVAIVGRPNVGKSTIFNRLIGERVAIVEDMPGVTRDRLYGKGEWLTHTFHVIDTGGIEFGETDEILTQMRYQAELAIDEADVIIMIADSRTGVTDADVELSRMLNRTGKPVVLAVNKADNPEMRADIYDFYSLGLGEPFPVSGSHGLGLGDMLEEVCQHFPAEDDEEKRDDVIRVSIIGRPNVGKSSLTNAILGEERVIVSEVAGTTRDAIDTPFERDDQSYVLVDTAGMRKRGKVYETTEKYSVMRAMRSIEDSDVVLVVINGEEGIIEQDKKIAGYAHEAGRGVIIIVNKWDAIEKDDKTMQRFTELIREEFKYLDYAPILYVSAKSKQRVHTILPKVNEVAQAHSMRIPTAVLNDLVTDATIRTPPPSDRGKRLKINYATQATVKPPTFILFVNDPELMHFSYERYIENKIREAFVFEGTPVRIWTRKKT, encoded by the coding sequence ATGGGATTACCAGTGGTAGCCATTGTGGGGAGACCCAACGTGGGGAAATCCACGATTTTTAACAGATTGATTGGCGAACGAGTCGCGATCGTGGAGGATATGCCGGGAGTAACCCGTGACCGCCTGTACGGGAAAGGTGAATGGTTAACGCATACTTTCCATGTGATTGATACCGGTGGAATTGAGTTTGGCGAGACCGACGAGATTCTTACACAGATGCGTTACCAGGCAGAGCTTGCGATTGACGAAGCAGATGTCATCATTATGATTGCAGATAGCCGTACAGGTGTGACAGATGCGGACGTTGAACTGTCACGGATGCTGAATCGGACGGGAAAACCTGTCGTACTCGCAGTGAACAAAGCGGATAATCCGGAAATGCGCGCGGATATTTACGATTTTTATTCCCTGGGCTTAGGCGAGCCATTCCCTGTCTCGGGTAGCCATGGTCTTGGCTTGGGAGATATGCTGGAAGAAGTGTGTCAGCATTTCCCAGCAGAGGATGACGAAGAGAAGAGAGACGATGTTATTCGTGTATCCATCATCGGTCGTCCAAACGTCGGGAAGTCTTCCTTGACGAATGCGATTCTCGGTGAAGAGCGAGTCATTGTCAGTGAGGTTGCCGGAACGACCCGTGATGCGATCGACACGCCATTTGAGCGTGATGACCAAAGCTACGTTCTTGTAGACACGGCAGGTATGCGCAAGCGTGGAAAAGTGTATGAAACAACGGAAAAATACAGTGTAATGCGTGCGATGCGTTCCATTGAAGATTCCGACGTCGTTCTTGTTGTCATTAACGGGGAAGAGGGCATTATCGAGCAAGACAAGAAAATCGCAGGTTATGCACATGAGGCTGGCCGTGGTGTCATCATTATCGTGAACAAATGGGATGCGATTGAAAAAGACGACAAAACGATGCAACGCTTCACAGAATTGATTCGCGAAGAGTTTAAATACCTGGATTATGCTCCGATCCTGTATGTGTCTGCAAAATCGAAGCAACGTGTCCATACGATTCTACCGAAGGTCAATGAAGTAGCTCAAGCACATTCTATGCGCATTCCTACCGCGGTTCTCAATGATTTGGTAACAGATGCGACGATCCGTACGCCTCCACCATCTGATCGCGGCAAACGCTTGAAGATCAACTATGCGACACAAGCAACGGTGAAACCGCCGACGTTCATTCTGTTTGTGAATGATCCGGAACTCATGCACTTCTCCTATGAACGTTACATAGAGAACAAGATCCGTGAAGCATTTGTGTTTGAAGGCACACCAGTTAGAATCTGGACACGGAAAAAAACGTAG
- the plsY gene encoding glycerol-3-phosphate 1-O-acyltransferase PlsY, producing the protein MVLLSWVLSYLIGSISFSYLIAKKVAGIDIRSHGSGNAGATNTLRVLGKGPGIAVLLLDAVKGIAAMGLTHLMTGDPAAYAVAGLFVIAGHNWPIFFGFRGGKGIATTLGVVLGFSPLAFLIAAVMAVVVIAITRFVSLGSLVIVTVIPFTLYLLDKPISFIWASLAIAIFAYIRHYNNIRNLLSGNERKLGEKSNRKLG; encoded by the coding sequence ATGGTGTTATTATCCTGGGTGCTTAGCTATTTAATCGGTTCTATTAGCTTTAGCTATCTTATCGCCAAAAAAGTCGCAGGAATTGACATTCGTTCTCATGGCAGCGGAAATGCCGGTGCAACCAATACCCTCAGGGTGTTAGGAAAAGGCCCCGGCATTGCCGTTCTCCTTCTTGATGCAGTAAAAGGAATAGCTGCAATGGGACTGACTCACCTGATGACGGGGGATCCGGCAGCGTACGCAGTGGCAGGATTGTTCGTTATCGCGGGTCACAATTGGCCAATCTTTTTTGGATTTCGCGGAGGGAAAGGCATTGCGACCACGTTAGGTGTCGTATTAGGGTTTTCTCCCTTGGCATTTTTGATTGCTGCCGTGATGGCTGTCGTAGTCATTGCGATCACTCGCTTTGTTTCATTAGGGTCATTGGTTATCGTAACGGTTATTCCATTTACCCTTTATTTGTTGGACAAACCCATTTCCTTTATTTGGGCGAGCTTGGCGATCGCAATCTTTGCTTACATTCGTCATTATAATAATATCCGCAATCTTCTTTCAGGTAACGAGCGGAAACTAGGAGAAAAGTCCAACCGGAAGCTGGGATAA